A genomic region of Desulfomicrobium escambiense DSM 10707 contains the following coding sequences:
- a CDS encoding PAS domain-containing sensor histidine kinase, with the protein MEQTLARRESEEKFQAIFDNSPYSIAFNRLDGTYVDVNAAFLTRWGISREAVLGFSATDLAAGSDEIQRFRAMLEREGRLSNVETRMVRPDGTARHLLFSAARVSVAGQPYNLSTAVDVTSLKEAEQSVKRWREKFDLTTAAAKLTFYEYDVDHDILTWSGSMLDVLGYDPEEMTGGLDVWTALLHPEDAERATVLFAEALSQRKRYVIEYRLRRNDGSYADVFEYGQFFEKTRDTPQRVLGIIQDVSDAKRTERALMQSEEKYRAIFNNAPIGIFRTSYTGRFLEANPTLARMLGYQDREELLAAVENLETDIYPHPETRREMLESLLVSPAGIRRDIEFKRKDGSPFYAVINASLQFDDTGRPAYLDGTIEDVTTRKAAEDRLRQSEEKFASIFRLSPDAIVLFELDTQRIQDVNEAFVDLFGHAREEVLGRTTLELGIYQTPEVRERLYELLNANETIRDYEFAAFRKTGEEIVCLLSCQVIDINGKPSVFAVIRDLREMKRMQQLMIQTEKMQSLGGLAAGMAHEINNPLGIIVQAAQNIGRRLDPSSVSNIEAARLHGLDLHSLAGFLEERNIFRYLQGIREAGERAAAIVADMLSFSRRSERTFSSNDISAIVSKSLELAGKDFDLKKHYDFRRLNIVKEYDADLPLVSCVSTEIEQVLLNLVRNAAQAMARAGTQNPTLTLRTKKMQGWAVIEVEDNGPGIPKDDLSRIFEPFYTTKKVGEGTGLGLSVSYFIITNNHHGHLTATSREGRGAKFVISLPLRRDA; encoded by the coding sequence GTGGAACAGACGCTGGCGCGACGCGAAAGCGAGGAGAAATTTCAAGCCATTTTCGACAACTCGCCGTATTCCATTGCATTCAACCGGCTCGACGGTACGTATGTTGATGTCAACGCTGCATTTTTGACCCGGTGGGGCATCTCGCGGGAAGCGGTGCTCGGTTTTTCGGCGACGGACCTCGCCGCGGGAAGTGATGAAATACAACGCTTCAGAGCCATGCTCGAGCGGGAAGGGCGTCTCAGCAACGTAGAGACGCGGATGGTCAGGCCAGACGGAACTGCGCGGCATCTGCTGTTTTCTGCCGCGCGGGTTTCCGTGGCGGGGCAACCATACAACCTGTCCACAGCAGTGGACGTCACGTCGCTCAAGGAGGCGGAACAGAGCGTCAAACGCTGGCGGGAAAAATTCGATCTGACCACGGCTGCCGCCAAGCTGACGTTCTACGAATATGATGTGGACCATGACATCCTGACCTGGAGCGGGAGCATGCTGGATGTGCTGGGGTACGACCCGGAGGAGATGACGGGCGGCCTCGACGTCTGGACGGCGTTGCTCCATCCGGAGGACGCGGAGAGGGCGACGGTTCTTTTCGCGGAGGCGCTGTCGCAGCGAAAGAGGTATGTCATCGAGTACCGTCTGCGGCGCAATGATGGTTCGTATGCCGATGTGTTCGAGTATGGGCAGTTCTTCGAAAAGACTCGGGACACGCCGCAGCGAGTGCTTGGGATCATCCAGGATGTCTCCGATGCCAAACGCACGGAAAGGGCCTTGATGCAGAGCGAGGAGAAGTATCGGGCCATCTTCAACAACGCGCCCATCGGGATTTTCCGTACCAGCTACACGGGGCGATTTCTGGAGGCCAACCCGACCCTCGCCCGCATGCTGGGTTACCAGGACAGGGAGGAACTTCTTGCGGCAGTGGAGAATCTGGAGACGGACATCTACCCGCATCCCGAAACGCGCCGGGAAATGCTTGAGTCGTTGCTCGTCTCGCCGGCGGGCATCCGCAGGGACATCGAATTCAAGCGCAAGGATGGCTCGCCGTTTTATGCCGTCATCAACGCCTCGTTGCAGTTCGACGATACAGGCCGCCCCGCCTATCTCGACGGCACCATCGAGGACGTCACCACGCGCAAGGCTGCCGAGGACAGGCTGCGGCAGTCCGAGGAGAAGTTCGCGAGCATATTCCGCCTTTCCCCGGACGCCATCGTGCTCTTTGAACTGGACACGCAGCGCATTCAGGACGTCAACGAGGCCTTTGTCGACCTTTTCGGGCATGCTCGGGAAGAGGTCCTGGGCAGGACGACCCTCGAACTCGGGATTTACCAGACGCCTGAAGTGCGGGAGCGCCTGTACGAACTGCTGAATGCCAACGAAACGATCCGGGACTATGAATTCGCCGCGTTCCGCAAGACCGGCGAGGAAATCGTCTGCCTGCTGTCATGCCAGGTCATCGACATAAACGGCAAGCCGAGCGTCTTTGCCGTGATCCGGGATCTGCGGGAGATGAAGCGCATGCAGCAGCTCATGATCCAGACGGAGAAGATGCAGTCTCTGGGAGGGTTGGCGGCCGGAATGGCGCATGAGATCAACAATCCTCTGGGGATCATCGTGCAGGCCGCGCAAAACATCGGGCGCAGGCTCGATCCGTCCTCGGTTTCCAATATCGAGGCGGCCAGGCTGCACGGGCTGGATTTGCACAGCCTAGCCGGCTTCCTCGAAGAGCGGAACATTTTCCGCTACCTTCAGGGAATCCGTGAAGCGGGCGAACGTGCAGCGGCCATCGTGGCGGACATGCTTTCCTTCAGCCGGCGCAGCGAACGGACATTCTCATCCAACGACATCAGCGCCATCGTGTCCAAGTCACTGGAGCTGGCGGGCAAGGATTTCGATCTGAAGAAGCATTATGACTTCAGACGGCTGAACATCGTCAAGGAGTATGACGCCGATTTGCCGCTCGTGTCCTGCGTGAGCACGGAGATCGAACAGGTTCTGCTGAACCTCGTGCGCAATGCGGCCCAGGCCATGGCCCGGGCCGGAACGCAGAACCCGACCCTGACGCTGCGCACGAAAAAGATGCAGGGTTGGGCGGTGATCGAGGTGGAGGACAACGGGCCAGGCATCCCCAAAGACGATCTCTCACGCATCTTCGAGCCCTTCTACACGACCAAGAAGGTCGGGGAGGGAACGGGGCTCGGCCTTTCGGTGTCCTACTTCATCATCACCAACAACCACCACGGACATCTCACCGCGACGTCGCGCGAAGGCCGGGGGGCCAAGTTCGTCATCTCGCTGCCGCTACGCCGGGATGCGTGA
- a CDS encoding chemotaxis protein CheA, translating to MPREEMHRQIFKEEARDLLGELESSLLELEEDPKDSEVINRVFRAMHTIKGSGAMFGFEDIASFTHEVETVFDLARNGQIAVSKELLNLTLLARDHILAMLEGEDQGGEARAREVIVGLKALTPATEELPAVPEAEEPPCCDKAPELAAWRIRFVPARNIFMTGTNPAALLEELCEMGEHHVIMHTRDIPELPALDPEQCMVFWDVILTTTRSEDEIRDVFIFVEEDCELDIQKVGSCQTIDEESYQLIGQILVDKNDITKDALERILLERKPIGQLLSEAGLVSRSQVEAALAEQQEVKRLKQTAGAEVQTSSIRVPAQKLDFLVDLVGELVTAQARLTQFASEQNDPRLQAISEEIERLSDELRDNTLGIRMLPIGTTFSRFKRLVRDLSQELGKRIILETHGEETELDKTVIERLSDPLVHLLRNSIDHGIESPETRVSRGKNPEGRIVLSAEHSGGEVLIRIIDDGAGIDPDRVRAKAVEKGLIAPDALISDKDALMLIFAPGFSTAEKITNVSGRGVGMDVVKRNIDALRGRIAIESTPGVGTAITVRLPLTLAIIDGLQVQVEDSSFVLPLSAVEECVELVRKDKGRADLINLRGQMVPYVSLRNGFDIPGRIPDIEQVVVCNTLGQRIGIVVDRVVGEHQTVIKSLGKVYQDIPGISGATIKGDGSMALILDVEALAGVQPQTPASRIPA from the coding sequence ATGCCCAGAGAAGAAATGCACCGTCAGATATTCAAGGAAGAAGCCCGGGACCTCCTGGGCGAGTTGGAGTCCTCCCTCCTCGAACTGGAGGAGGACCCGAAAGACTCGGAAGTCATCAACAGGGTCTTCCGGGCCATGCACACCATCAAGGGTTCGGGCGCCATGTTCGGCTTCGAGGACATCGCCTCCTTCACCCACGAGGTCGAGACGGTCTTCGACCTGGCCCGCAACGGGCAGATCGCCGTGTCCAAGGAACTCCTGAACCTGACCCTGCTGGCCCGTGACCACATCCTGGCCATGCTCGAAGGCGAGGACCAGGGCGGCGAGGCCAGGGCCAGGGAGGTCATCGTCGGCCTCAAGGCCCTCACCCCGGCCACGGAGGAGCTTCCGGCCGTCCCGGAAGCCGAAGAGCCCCCCTGCTGCGACAAGGCCCCGGAGCTGGCCGCCTGGCGCATCCGCTTCGTCCCGGCCCGCAACATCTTCATGACCGGCACCAACCCGGCCGCGCTGCTCGAAGAACTGTGCGAGATGGGCGAACACCACGTCATCATGCACACCCGCGACATCCCGGAGCTCCCCGCCCTGGACCCCGAGCAGTGCATGGTCTTCTGGGACGTCATCCTGACCACGACCCGCAGCGAGGACGAGATCCGCGACGTCTTCATCTTCGTCGAGGAGGACTGCGAGCTGGACATCCAGAAGGTCGGCAGCTGCCAGACCATCGACGAGGAGTCCTACCAGCTCATCGGCCAGATCCTGGTCGACAAGAACGACATCACCAAGGACGCCCTCGAACGCATCCTCCTGGAGCGCAAGCCCATCGGCCAGCTCCTGTCCGAGGCGGGCCTGGTCAGCCGCAGCCAGGTCGAGGCGGCCCTGGCCGAGCAGCAGGAGGTCAAGCGCCTCAAGCAGACGGCAGGCGCCGAAGTCCAGACTTCGAGCATCCGCGTGCCGGCCCAGAAGCTCGACTTCCTGGTGGACCTCGTGGGCGAGCTGGTCACGGCCCAGGCCCGGCTGACCCAGTTCGCCAGCGAACAGAACGACCCCAGGCTGCAGGCCATCTCCGAGGAGATCGAACGGCTGTCCGACGAACTGCGCGACAACACCCTGGGCATCCGCATGCTGCCCATCGGCACGACCTTCAGCCGCTTCAAGCGTCTGGTGCGCGACCTGTCCCAGGAGCTCGGCAAGCGCATCATCCTTGAGACCCACGGCGAGGAAACGGAACTCGACAAGACCGTCATTGAGCGTCTGAGCGACCCCCTGGTCCACCTGTTGCGCAACAGCATCGACCACGGCATCGAGAGCCCCGAGACGCGCGTCTCGCGCGGCAAGAACCCCGAAGGCCGCATCGTGCTCTCGGCCGAACACTCGGGCGGCGAGGTGCTCATCCGCATCATCGACGACGGCGCGGGCATTGACCCCGACCGCGTCCGGGCCAAGGCCGTGGAAAAGGGCCTCATCGCGCCGGACGCCCTGATCTCCGACAAGGACGCCCTCATGCTCATCTTCGCGCCGGGCTTCTCCACGGCCGAGAAGATAACGAACGTCTCGGGCCGGGGCGTGGGCATGGACGTGGTCAAGCGCAACATCGACGCCCTGCGCGGACGCATCGCCATAGAAAGCACGCCCGGGGTCGGCACCGCCATTACCGTGCGTCTCCCCCTGACCCTGGCCATCATCGACGGCCTGCAGGTCCAGGTCGAGGACAGCTCCTTCGTCCTGCCCCTGTCCGCCGTGGAGGAATGCGTGGAACTGGTCCGAAAGGACAAGGGCCGCGCCGATCTCATCAACCTGCGCGGCCAGATGGTGCCCTATGTCAGCCTGCGCAATGGCTTCGACATTCCGGGCCGGATTCCGGACATCGAGCAGGTCGTCGTCTGCAACACCCTGGGGCAGCGTATCGGCATTGTCGTGGACAGGGTCGTCGGGGAGCACCAGACCGTCATCAAGAGCCTGGGCAAGGTGTACCAGGACATTCCCGGCATTTCCGGGGCGACCATCAAGGGCGACGGGAGCATGGCCCTCATCCTCGACGTGGAGGCCCTGGCCGGGGTCCAGCCGCAAACACCGGCATCACGCATCCCGGCGTAG
- a CDS encoding response regulator has translation MSKTIMTVDDSASVRQMVSLTLKDAGYSVIEACDGKDALAKLTDPVDMIVTDLNMPNMDGIEFIRNVRAKAQYKFVPIVMLTTESQADKKEQGKAAGATGWIVKPFKPDQLLAVARKLLR, from the coding sequence ATGAGCAAGACAATAATGACCGTGGATGACTCGGCCAGCGTCCGGCAGATGGTCAGCCTGACCCTCAAGGACGCCGGCTACTCGGTCATCGAGGCCTGCGACGGCAAGGACGCCCTGGCCAAACTGACCGACCCCGTGGACATGATCGTCACGGACCTCAACATGCCCAACATGGACGGCATCGAATTCATCCGCAACGTGCGGGCCAAGGCCCAGTACAAGTTCGTGCCCATCGTCATGCTGACCACGGAATCCCAGGCCGACAAGAAGGAGCAGGGCAAGGCCGCCGGCGCCACGGGCTGGATCGTCAAACCCTTCAAGCCGGACCAGCTCCTGGCCGTGGCCAGGAAACTGCTGCGCTGA
- a CDS encoding response regulator transcription factor: protein MRILIVDDHAVVRRGTMNIIADRFPACAFSEAGTLHEARLVLESAAFDLVILDISLPDGSGLDFLELVHHARPGLPVIVLSMHHETEYAQRCMSLGARGYLSKNSAPEELEEAMTSVLDGGMFVSPSLLGTGERMDALDGLSRQEREVARRLGRGETMTQIAAALGVSVKTASTYRTRAMRKLGIATTSALIRYLLERRIPGL, encoded by the coding sequence ATGCGCATCCTGATCGTCGACGACCATGCCGTAGTCCGCCGCGGCACCATGAACATCATCGCCGACCGCTTCCCCGCGTGCGCCTTCTCCGAGGCCGGGACCCTGCACGAGGCCCGGCTCGTGCTGGAAAGCGCGGCCTTCGACCTCGTCATCCTCGACATTTCCCTGCCCGACGGCAGCGGCCTCGATTTTCTCGAACTCGTGCACCACGCGCGGCCGGGACTGCCCGTCATCGTCCTGTCCATGCACCATGAAACCGAGTACGCCCAGCGCTGCATGAGCCTCGGCGCCCGCGGCTACCTGAGCAAGAACTCGGCCCCCGAGGAATTGGAGGAGGCCATGACCTCGGTCCTGGACGGCGGAATGTTCGTCAGCCCGTCCCTGCTCGGCACGGGGGAACGGATGGACGCCCTGGACGGCCTTTCACGCCAGGAGCGCGAGGTCGCCCGCCGCCTGGGCCGGGGCGAGACCATGACCCAGATCGCAGCGGCCCTGGGCGTCAGCGTCAAGACCGCCAGCACCTACCGCACCCGCGCCATGCGCAAGCTGGGCATCGCCACCACATCCGCCCTGATCCGCTACCTCCTGGAACGCAGAATCCCCGGCCTGTAG
- a CDS encoding PAS domain-containing sensor histidine kinase, with product MPASHRFIRFRSRRHRLLRMYRTVADFTYDLEVWVGPAGNLLYISPSCSRVTGFEADDALRDPGFFARIIAADDFPRWRQAMDVRGDIPSMDFRIRRRDGTEIWLAQETTRVFDPGGRFEGWRLSLRDVTDRVRTRMFLDQARLHLEERVRERTEELEVSRERYRALSGYLQDSIEKERGRISREIHDVLGQDLTALNMGLHRLERSFPQGDARQGQVAELRGLVAGTLETVRRISRELRPPMLDELGFAEAVAWLTRTFAQSSGLRIDLKAGPIPDLSTEQSTALYRVLQEALTNAARHSGASCIDVRVQASDAVLTLDVSDNGVGMTAGRTESSDSLGIMGMRERIRMVGGTLEITAPAAGGTTISARVPLAREAGPCAS from the coding sequence ATGCCCGCCAGCCACCGTTTTATCCGCTTCCGGTCCCGCCGGCACAGGCTCCTGCGCATGTACCGGACCGTGGCCGATTTCACCTACGATCTCGAAGTCTGGGTCGGCCCCGCCGGGAACCTGCTCTACATCTCGCCGTCCTGCAGTCGCGTGACGGGCTTCGAGGCCGACGACGCCCTGCGCGATCCGGGGTTCTTCGCACGCATCATCGCGGCCGACGACTTCCCGCGCTGGCGGCAGGCCATGGACGTGCGGGGGGACATCCCCTCCATGGATTTCCGCATCCGGCGCCGGGACGGCACGGAGATCTGGCTGGCGCAGGAAACGACGCGGGTCTTCGACCCCGGGGGCCGGTTCGAGGGCTGGCGCCTGTCCCTGCGCGACGTCACGGACCGGGTCAGGACCCGCATGTTCCTGGACCAGGCCAGGCTGCACCTTGAAGAGCGGGTGCGGGAGCGCACCGAGGAGCTCGAGGTGTCCCGCGAACGGTACCGGGCTCTGTCGGGCTACCTGCAGGACAGCATCGAGAAGGAGCGCGGCCGCATTTCCCGCGAGATCCACGACGTGCTCGGACAGGACCTGACCGCCCTGAACATGGGGCTGCACCGTCTGGAACGCTCATTCCCGCAAGGGGACGCCCGCCAGGGGCAGGTCGCCGAACTGCGCGGCCTGGTGGCCGGCACCCTGGAGACCGTGCGCCGCATCTCGCGCGAGCTGCGGCCGCCCATGCTCGATGAGCTGGGCTTCGCCGAGGCCGTGGCCTGGCTGACGAGAACCTTCGCCCAGAGTTCGGGCCTGCGCATCGACCTCAAGGCCGGCCCCATCCCCGACCTGTCCACGGAACAGTCCACGGCCCTGTACCGGGTCCTGCAGGAGGCCCTGACCAATGCGGCCAGGCATTCCGGCGCCTCCTGCATCGACGTGCGCGTGCAGGCATCCGACGCGGTCCTGACCCTCGACGTGTCCGACAACGGGGTCGGGATGACCGCAGGCCGGACCGAATCATCCGACTCACTGGGCATCATGGGCATGCGGGAACGGATTCGCATGGTCGGCGGAACCCTTGAAATCACAGCCCCGGCGGCGGGCGGAACAACCATTTCAGCCAGGGTTCCCCTGGCACGGGAGGCCGGGCCATGCGCATCCTGA
- a CDS encoding PAS domain S-box protein produces MTWTAAGRTDRAHGFFLWMHAAKIAFAVFALTMAAAPECVALSPGTGEKAWGAERREMFAALSEEPGSEAKCPKDDDRIPLKSGAVFLPEEQWFLQLTVGGLVPALFVLAATAAMLRRRLVRRENALRAAAAELRDQKERLDLTLKGTQTSIWEYCPQTGKATFSADWFANLGYVPDDVPSSFAGWAALTHPDDAKSVVQVMDDYIQGGGIGIVETQFRMRTRAGEWRWIMGKGRAVSWDEDGSPNRIIGMNLDIHRQKTVEYELREAEAVTSALFNQAFNLFALLDLDGRILKINRSALDSLYHDPEILGQCFWEAPWWPDKEESRRIGQTAMAVATGGGVYWSDAVHVSRTGEERYIDFACSGLKNEHGQCTYIIAEGRDITEYRTILNTKEKSERRFKSIFDHSPFSIVINDMEDGRYLDVNDAFAKSTGFSREEALRMDSADFTDLTSEQCRAIRGTVRQGGVFNREIESRRSDGKTAHVLFSSVPVPYGDTDAILSMILDITDKKRAELALAESEKKYRDIFNNAPVGIFRSTLDGYFLDANPRLARMFGYESSAHIIREARDIARDIYPRPQARETFLNALRRNPVGATMEVEFKRRDGTPLYGIMHASLQTKETGEASYLDGTIEDITERKRAEEALKASERIFSELFMLSPDCIVLSNLETSRIIQVNEAFLAMLGYDRAEVLGLTRDELGLHSDLRQLEMLTEQVRQHGKFHNVEMQFYHKDGRSSTHLVSAKTIMISGQAALMSISRDVTEMRKIQAMMVQSEKMVSLGGIAAGVAHEINNPLGIIVQAAQNLKQRSRPDFAKNIQAAGELGLDMAAVDRYMRARKLDEFIEHIQQAAVRASEIITRMLLFSRKSESRRQACDVRKIINEAVALARNDYDLKKAYDFKQIVVSITVEEPVPDILCTETEIEQVILNLLRNSAQAMAEVSPALREPKIDIQVRVNGEFLRIEVHDNGPGMPPDVQKRIMEPFFTTKPPGVGTGLGLSVSYFIITKGHGGHFSVFSELGKGTVFFIDLPLAG; encoded by the coding sequence ATGACGTGGACAGCCGCCGGGAGAACCGACAGGGCCCACGGATTTTTCCTGTGGATGCACGCAGCCAAAATCGCCTTCGCCGTGTTCGCCCTGACAATGGCGGCAGCGCCGGAGTGCGTAGCCCTGTCACCCGGCACAGGAGAGAAGGCGTGGGGTGCCGAACGTCGCGAAATGTTCGCGGCATTGTCCGAGGAACCCGGCTCTGAGGCGAAATGCCCGAAGGACGACGACCGGATTCCCCTGAAATCCGGAGCCGTCTTCCTGCCCGAGGAACAATGGTTCCTGCAGCTCACGGTGGGCGGCCTGGTGCCTGCTCTGTTCGTCCTGGCGGCGACCGCAGCCATGCTGCGCAGGCGCCTCGTGCGCAGGGAAAACGCCCTCCGCGCCGCCGCGGCCGAGCTACGGGACCAAAAGGAGCGGCTCGATTTGACCCTGAAGGGGACCCAGACGAGCATCTGGGAGTATTGCCCGCAGACCGGAAAGGCAACGTTCAGTGCAGACTGGTTCGCCAACCTCGGCTACGTTCCCGACGACGTCCCGTCCAGCTTCGCCGGATGGGCGGCTCTGACGCATCCCGACGACGCGAAGTCGGTCGTGCAGGTCATGGACGATTACATACAGGGCGGCGGGATCGGCATCGTCGAGACCCAGTTCCGCATGCGCACCAGGGCCGGGGAATGGCGATGGATCATGGGGAAAGGGCGGGCCGTGTCCTGGGATGAGGACGGCAGCCCCAACCGCATCATCGGCATGAACCTGGACATCCACCGTCAGAAAACCGTGGAGTACGAACTCCGGGAAGCCGAGGCCGTCACCTCGGCCCTGTTCAATCAGGCCTTCAACCTGTTCGCGTTGCTGGATCTGGACGGCCGCATCCTGAAGATCAACCGTTCGGCGCTGGATTCCCTGTATCATGACCCGGAGATCCTGGGACAATGCTTCTGGGAAGCACCCTGGTGGCCGGACAAGGAGGAAAGCCGGCGCATCGGGCAGACGGCCATGGCCGTCGCTACGGGGGGCGGGGTGTACTGGAGCGATGCCGTGCATGTCAGCCGGACCGGCGAAGAGCGCTATATCGACTTCGCCTGTTCCGGCCTGAAGAACGAACACGGTCAATGCACGTACATCATCGCCGAAGGCAGGGACATCACCGAGTACAGGACCATCTTGAACACAAAAGAAAAAAGCGAACGCCGGTTCAAATCCATCTTCGACCACTCCCCGTTTTCCATCGTCATCAACGACATGGAAGACGGACGCTACCTGGACGTCAACGACGCCTTCGCGAAGAGCACCGGCTTTTCCAGGGAAGAGGCGCTGCGCATGGATTCCGCGGACTTTACCGACCTCACGTCCGAACAGTGCCGGGCCATCCGGGGCACTGTGCGACAGGGCGGCGTCTTCAATCGCGAAATCGAATCACGCAGATCCGACGGAAAAACGGCCCACGTGCTCTTCTCCTCGGTTCCGGTGCCGTACGGGGACACGGACGCCATCCTGTCCATGATCCTGGACATCACCGACAAGAAGCGCGCCGAACTCGCCCTGGCCGAGAGCGAAAAAAAATACCGGGACATCTTCAACAACGCCCCCGTCGGCATCTTCCGCTCCACCCTCGACGGCTATTTCCTGGACGCCAACCCCAGGCTGGCGAGGATGTTCGGGTATGAGAGTTCCGCGCACATCATCCGGGAAGCGAGGGACATCGCCCGGGACATATATCCGCGGCCCCAGGCCCGGGAAACGTTCCTGAATGCGCTGCGCCGAAACCCAGTGGGAGCCACCATGGAAGTGGAGTTCAAGCGCAGGGACGGCACCCCTCTCTACGGGATCATGCATGCTTCGCTGCAGACGAAGGAAACAGGGGAAGCCTCATACCTCGACGGGACAATCGAGGACATCACCGAACGCAAACGCGCCGAGGAAGCCCTCAAGGCCTCGGAAAGGATATTTTCCGAACTTTTCATGCTCAGCCCCGACTGCATCGTCCTCTCCAATCTCGAAACGAGCAGGATCATCCAGGTCAACGAAGCATTCCTGGCCATGCTGGGGTACGATCGCGCGGAAGTCCTCGGCCTGACGCGCGACGAACTCGGACTGCATTCCGACCTCCGGCAGCTGGAAATGCTGACGGAACAGGTCCGACAACACGGAAAATTCCACAACGTCGAAATGCAGTTCTACCACAAGGACGGCCGCTCCTCGACCCATCTCGTTTCAGCGAAGACGATCATGATCTCAGGCCAGGCCGCGCTCATGTCCATCAGCCGGGACGTGACGGAGATGCGCAAGATCCAGGCAATGATGGTCCAGTCCGAAAAGATGGTCTCCCTCGGGGGCATCGCCGCCGGCGTCGCCCATGAGATCAACAACCCTCTGGGCATCATCGTACAGGCGGCGCAGAACCTGAAGCAACGCAGCCGGCCGGACTTCGCGAAGAACATCCAGGCCGCCGGGGAACTGGGGCTCGATATGGCGGCCGTGGACCGGTACATGCGCGCCAGAAAACTCGACGAGTTCATCGAGCATATCCAGCAAGCGGCCGTGCGGGCGTCGGAAATCATCACGCGCATGCTGCTCTTCAGCCGCAAGAGCGAATCCAGGCGGCAGGCGTGCGATGTCCGCAAGATCATCAACGAAGCGGTCGCATTGGCCAGAAACGACTACGATCTGAAAAAGGCCTACGACTTCAAGCAGATTGTCGTGAGCATCACCGTCGAGGAACCCGTCCCGGACATCCTCTGCACGGAAACGGAAATCGAGCAGGTCATCCTGAACCTCCTGCGCAACTCAGCCCAGGCCATGGCCGAAGTCTCCCCTGCGCTGCGGGAGCCGAAGATCGACATCCAAGTCAGGGTCAACGGCGAATTCCTGCGCATCGAAGTGCACGACAACGGTCCCGGCATGCCCCCGGACGTGCAGAAACGGATCATGGAGCCGTTCTTCACGACAAAGCCGCCCGGCGTCGGCACCGGGCTGGGGCTTTCGGTGTCGTACTTCATCATCACCAAGGGCCATGGCGGACATTTCTCGGTGTTTTCGGAACTCGGAAAAGGGACGGTCTTCTTCATCGATCTGCCTCTGGCGGGGTGA